From Fibrobacter sp. UWH6, a single genomic window includes:
- a CDS encoding AAA family ATPase, whose product MKRITSLKIEKLFGTFDYEIDFEKTDGFTILTAPNGFGKSTVLKIIRAAAVGNFCYFAGLVFDRIEMKFKGTMGDEWRPRMGPGSEPLSDEEAARPKETILFIEKTARVVEESEEEASSSENSDEETFQPYVCRICCDDFENFFTDEDIDRSVSEVVGSIQTLEPMYQYMSNGSCRLWKDKKDGEVFDMSGVFRRYSLHFRRIFPWLVTLVRRLNFEVNYISTNRLYNEEIERSVSGFAGRVRGRQIEEGQDLGLNPHLLKIFSISDDIRAAHNRCMRAQLQIARNLESNFVDRVVETLNQKNRPSAEETRKKISSKMTSIARLEKSCNEFGIITSANKKKSKNPETDDDSALIVFSMYLDDVKAKMDVFEPLIKKLKIFSESLKELLDLKTVTINLSDWESILGIKNSRSGAAIPLDALSSGEQHLIVLLGRLLFDANNSEALVMMDEPEISFHPSWQEEFSEILFKIQNESRDAKNARPKRQFIVATHSPAFIGDHWDKTVELAKMVK is encoded by the coding sequence ATGAAGAGAATTACCTCCCTGAAGATCGAGAAGCTGTTCGGTACTTTCGACTACGAAATTGATTTCGAGAAGACCGACGGTTTTACCATTTTGACTGCACCCAATGGTTTCGGCAAGTCCACCGTCCTGAAGATTATCCGTGCTGCCGCCGTGGGCAATTTCTGCTATTTTGCGGGCCTGGTTTTTGACCGTATCGAAATGAAGTTCAAGGGCACCATGGGAGACGAGTGGAGACCTAGAATGGGGCCGGGATCGGAACCTCTCAGTGACGAGGAGGCGGCAAGGCCCAAGGAAACCATATTGTTCATCGAGAAGACGGCCCGTGTCGTGGAGGAGTCGGAAGAGGAGGCCTCATCTTCTGAGAATAGCGACGAGGAGACTTTCCAGCCTTACGTTTGCCGCATCTGTTGCGATGACTTCGAGAATTTCTTTACGGATGAGGATATCGACCGTTCCGTCAGCGAGGTGGTGGGTTCCATCCAGACATTGGAGCCCATGTACCAATATATGTCAAATGGGTCCTGCAGACTTTGGAAAGACAAGAAGGATGGGGAAGTCTTCGACATGTCGGGTGTGTTCCGCAGGTACAGTCTGCACTTCCGCAGGATATTCCCGTGGCTTGTCACATTGGTGCGTCGCCTGAATTTCGAGGTGAACTACATCAGTACCAACCGCCTGTACAACGAAGAGATCGAAAGGTCGGTTTCGGGTTTCGCCGGACGCGTTCGTGGCCGTCAGATCGAAGAGGGGCAGGACCTGGGGCTGAACCCTCACCTTCTGAAGATTTTCAGTATCAGTGACGATATCCGTGCGGCTCATAACCGCTGCATGCGGGCGCAGCTCCAGATTGCCCGAAATCTTGAATCCAACTTCGTGGACCGTGTGGTGGAAACGCTGAACCAGAAAAATCGTCCTTCCGCCGAGGAGACCCGCAAGAAGATTTCCTCCAAGATGACTTCCATCGCCAGGCTGGAGAAGAGTTGCAACGAGTTCGGTATCATTACTTCGGCCAACAAGAAGAAGAGCAAGAATCCCGAGACCGATGACGATTCCGCATTGATCGTGTTCAGCATGTATCTGGATGATGTGAAGGCCAAGATGGATGTTTTTGAACCGCTGATCAAGAAGCTGAAGATTTTCTCGGAGTCGCTGAAGGAACTGCTGGACCTGAAGACGGTTACCATCAATCTCTCGGACTGGGAAAGTATCCTGGGAATCAAGAATTCCAGGTCCGGTGCAGCCATTCCCCTGGATGCCCTGTCTTCTGGTGAACAGCATCTGATTGTGCTTCTGGGGCGTCTGCTTTTTGATGCCAATAATTCCGAGGCGCTGGTGATGATGGACGAACCTGAAATTTCCTTCCACCCCAGTTGGCAGGAGGAGTTTTCTGAGATCCTCTTCAAGATTCAGAACGAGTCCCGCGATGCGAAGAACGCAAGGCCCAAGCGCCAGTTTATCGTGGCGACTCATTCGCCGGCCTTTATCGGCGATCACTGGGACAAGACTGTGGAACTGGCCAAGATGGTCAAGTAG
- a CDS encoding DUF4435 domain-containing protein — MAFEYLEDFGRKRPAYDVNLARMRNDAHSDKITLFVEGDDDRTFFRSHLKDRLKWKIEFGPKKKGVLARYRKYLENPTVHFAVFCVDLDFDFAVELLKKSRDDSSRIIDDEQLLYQLFDVDACAGFNDLETFLFLSDSYSGMMVEYYDDDEIIESIRDGIKTVGVTMGALRVANILVREEWGLPDDASMLCQREGGNHGCLKFDVDFMDSFGLLDLKHLTSASLELIGENLMLAFSENEYTEHLPAVIKRAAEVLDFIEGHPKYFANFLRGHDLMDLLARRMAFDRNRKGSSFKSRKKLPDGGKVDFEKFREELESDLRKAAGDSMERIKEFPLGRLLK, encoded by the coding sequence ATGGCTTTCGAGTACCTGGAAGATTTTGGCAGGAAGCGTCCCGCTTACGACGTGAATCTGGCACGAATGCGCAATGACGCCCATTCGGATAAGATTACGTTGTTTGTAGAAGGGGATGACGACCGCACATTCTTCCGGAGTCACCTGAAGGACCGTCTTAAATGGAAAATCGAATTCGGCCCCAAGAAGAAGGGCGTGCTTGCCCGCTACCGGAAATACCTGGAAAATCCGACGGTCCATTTTGCGGTGTTCTGCGTGGATCTGGATTTTGACTTTGCCGTGGAACTTTTGAAAAAATCAAGGGATGACAGTTCGCGGATCATCGATGATGAACAGCTGCTGTATCAGCTTTTTGATGTAGACGCCTGCGCCGGCTTTAACGATCTTGAAACGTTCCTGTTCCTGTCGGATTCCTATTCTGGCATGATGGTGGAATATTATGACGATGACGAAATCATCGAGAGTATCCGTGACGGGATCAAGACGGTGGGCGTGACCATGGGGGCTTTGCGGGTGGCGAATATCCTGGTTCGCGAGGAATGGGGTTTGCCTGACGATGCCTCGATGCTGTGTCAGCGGGAGGGCGGGAATCATGGCTGCCTGAAGTTTGATGTGGACTTTATGGATTCCTTCGGCTTGCTGGACCTGAAACATCTGACTTCTGCAAGCTTGGAACTGATCGGCGAGAACTTGATGCTGGCCTTTTCGGAGAATGAATATACTGAACACTTGCCTGCCGTTATAAAGAGGGCGGCGGAGGTCCTGGATTTTATCGAGGGCCACCCGAAATATTTTGCCAATTTCCTGCGGGGCCACGACCTGATGGATTTGCTTGCCCGTAGAATGGCCTTTGACAGGAACCGCAAGGGGAGTTCATTCAAGTCCAGGAAAAAACTGCCCGATGGCGGCAAGGTGGATTTCGAGAAATTCCGCGAAGAGCTGGAATCGGACCTTCGAAAGGCGGCAGGCGATTCCATGGAGCGGATCAAGGAATTCCCCCTGGGCAGATTGCTGAAATAA
- a CDS encoding exonuclease SbcCD subunit D: MKFIHTADLHIGKRICERSMLEDQRYILAEILKIVEEEKPDGVLIAGDVYDKSVPSAEAVEALDDFLVKLSDFGTKVFVLSGNHDSAERIAFGGRLMASRNVFMSPVYTGEFAPVTLKDEFGEVDVWMLPFVRPATIKASLGVGEEADAEREQITDYTSAIGMALSKMNRIPGRRNVLLAHQFVTGAQVDEAGSEEFVGGLDNVDSYVFEGFDYVALGHIHRPQNVAVNKSGVGYVRYSGTPLKYSLSEAPHKKSVTVVELGDELEIREIPLKPMRDVRKIEASFETLVSAEFRETQVREGKSLDDYIYAVLTDEIDVSDAAAKLRGYYPNLMALTYNNSRTRSVANLDSENVDQKTPEEVFSDFFKEMNNREMDEEESEFVKDLIKSIWEGNR; this comes from the coding sequence ATGAAGTTTATCCATACGGCGGACCTGCATATCGGTAAACGCATCTGCGAGCGTTCCATGCTGGAAGACCAGAGGTATATTCTAGCTGAAATCCTGAAGATTGTAGAAGAAGAAAAGCCGGATGGTGTATTGATTGCCGGTGATGTATATGACAAGTCTGTGCCCAGTGCCGAAGCTGTGGAAGCGTTGGATGATTTCCTGGTTAAGCTGTCCGATTTCGGTACGAAGGTTTTCGTGTTGAGCGGTAACCATGATTCCGCCGAGCGAATTGCATTTGGCGGTCGTCTCATGGCTAGCCGCAACGTTTTTATGTCTCCAGTCTATACGGGTGAGTTTGCACCTGTGACCTTGAAAGATGAGTTTGGCGAGGTGGATGTCTGGATGCTTCCCTTTGTGCGTCCGGCGACAATCAAGGCGTCCCTTGGGGTAGGTGAAGAGGCTGATGCTGAACGGGAACAGATTACTGATTATACAAGCGCCATAGGGATGGCCTTAAGCAAGATGAATCGTATTCCCGGACGCCGAAATGTTTTGCTGGCCCACCAGTTTGTAACCGGTGCCCAGGTGGATGAAGCCGGCTCCGAGGAATTCGTGGGAGGCTTGGACAATGTGGATTCCTACGTCTTTGAAGGCTTTGACTATGTAGCCCTAGGCCATATACATCGCCCGCAGAATGTTGCCGTGAATAAGTCGGGAGTAGGCTATGTCCGCTATAGCGGTACGCCATTGAAGTATTCCCTTTCCGAGGCGCCCCACAAGAAGTCCGTAACGGTGGTGGAACTTGGTGACGAATTGGAAATACGTGAAATCCCGCTAAAACCCATGCGAGATGTTCGCAAGATCGAGGCGAGTTTTGAAACTCTGGTTTCGGCGGAATTCCGTGAAACCCAGGTGCGGGAGGGCAAGAGTCTTGACGACTACATCTATGCGGTGCTTACCGATGAAATCGATGTGTCGGATGCTGCTGCAAAGTTGCGTGGGTATTATCCGAACTTGATGGCTTTGACTTATAACAATTCCCGCACGAGGAGTGTCGCTAACCTTGATTCTGAGAATGTAGACCAGAAAACTCCTGAGGAAGTATTCAGTGATTTCTTCAAGGAAATGAACAATCGCGAAATGGATGAGGAGGAAAGCGAATTCGTTAAGGATTTGATTAAATCTATTTGGGAGGGCAACCGATAA
- a CDS encoding AAA family ATPase has product MRPLKLVITGFGPYAERTEIDFAKLGAHGLYLISGDTGAGKTTIFDAVTYALFGKASGENRDDAKLFRCTNAKPETSTEVELTFAYDGKDYRIRRNPAYETPKVKGLGMTTKPASVTFYYPDENGHVSETSRSVSKDRDVAEAVKSVMGGLDRDQFSQIAMIAQGDFMKILLEDTKNRRETFRKIFKTENFEKLQKRLSEEAASFSRNCDSLVQTACTHVSGIQCAEESNLAADVSEKKAMAQNLQIADWEEVCVLLQNLVKEDEATVNSCAGELENLRSRISDQDKELGKASTAVNNRSALQKAQEELPVKEADLNVKLKAKTAQEALQPEREKLQEQITTIQNSLPQYDGLEQNRTDLDGKKITLEKGLDKLKTGKATYEKKYAEVQTLKKELETLSNAGENKARLEAEIRELEKRQAEIQNVGRLQKKYNDEMKNLQDAQDEFQDAQKAYTALRDEYERKNQAFLNEQAGILAVNLEEGCECPVCGSTHHPHKACKSEEAPSQAELETLKNQVSVAEVSRNDKNAAAVQQKGNCDSLRGTLQDELNKLFGECPIEEAKSRGNDEFQKNRDTLNALGEDLKAEIKKANRKQELENKETGIPAQEKKLEELRVANENLNLDNNAVAKDIEALNKSISEKLKDLAFESKDAASSEIQKLRTNLVTSNKALENAVNAYNATSGDVEALKGQINAFVKSLEGVPEYDLPKLEEASRQLKDLLTQKTEAWKNASGRVSQNKSTLDNIRTAATRLASVSKKRQWLKNLSDTANGGLSGREKLMLETYVQTSYFDRIIRRANRRFAILSNGQYQLIRRTEASNNRAQSGLDLNVIDHVSGKQREVKTLSGGESFLASLSLALGLADEVQSSAGGIQLDTMFVDEGFGSLDDESLKSAIHVLQNLAGEHRLVGIISHVNELENKIDKIVRVTKDENHVSRVNIDV; this is encoded by the coding sequence ATGAGACCGTTAAAACTTGTGATTACGGGTTTTGGCCCTTATGCGGAACGTACCGAGATTGACTTTGCGAAGCTGGGCGCTCATGGTCTTTATCTGATTAGCGGTGATACCGGTGCCGGAAAAACCACTATTTTCGATGCCGTTACCTACGCACTTTTTGGAAAGGCTAGCGGTGAAAATCGCGATGATGCAAAGCTTTTCCGCTGCACCAATGCGAAGCCCGAAACTTCCACCGAGGTGGAGTTGACTTTTGCCTACGACGGAAAGGACTACCGTATTCGCCGCAATCCCGCATATGAAACGCCTAAGGTGAAAGGGCTGGGGATGACGACGAAGCCTGCTTCTGTCACGTTCTATTACCCTGACGAAAATGGACATGTTTCTGAAACTAGCCGTAGCGTGTCCAAGGACAGGGATGTGGCGGAGGCTGTAAAGTCGGTAATGGGTGGCCTGGACAGGGATCAGTTTTCCCAGATCGCCATGATTGCCCAGGGCGATTTTATGAAGATTCTTCTGGAAGATACCAAGAATCGTCGCGAAACTTTCCGCAAGATTTTCAAGACGGAAAATTTTGAAAAGCTTCAGAAGAGGCTTAGTGAAGAGGCGGCCAGTTTCAGCAGGAATTGCGATTCCCTGGTACAGACGGCCTGCACTCATGTTTCCGGAATCCAGTGTGCTGAAGAATCGAACCTTGCTGCAGATGTTTCTGAAAAGAAGGCCATGGCCCAGAACTTGCAAATTGCGGATTGGGAAGAGGTTTGTGTCTTGCTGCAGAATCTGGTGAAGGAAGATGAGGCTACAGTCAACAGCTGCGCTGGTGAACTGGAAAATCTTAGGAGCAGGATTTCTGATCAGGATAAGGAACTGGGCAAGGCTAGTACTGCGGTCAATAATCGTAGTGCCTTGCAGAAAGCCCAGGAAGAACTTCCTGTGAAGGAAGCGGACCTGAATGTAAAATTGAAGGCAAAGACGGCACAGGAAGCGTTGCAGCCGGAGCGAGAGAAACTTCAGGAGCAGATTACCACCATTCAAAATTCCCTACCCCAGTATGATGGCCTGGAACAGAATCGTACGGATTTGGATGGAAAGAAGATTACTTTGGAGAAAGGTCTGGACAAGTTGAAAACTGGCAAGGCTACTTACGAGAAGAAGTATGCCGAAGTTCAGACCCTGAAGAAAGAACTTGAAACGCTTTCTAATGCCGGTGAAAACAAGGCAAGGCTGGAAGCGGAAATCAGGGAACTGGAAAAACGTCAAGCCGAGATCCAGAATGTGGGTAGGCTGCAGAAGAAATACAATGACGAAATGAAGAATTTGCAGGATGCCCAGGATGAATTCCAGGATGCTCAAAAGGCCTATACCGCCCTTCGAGATGAATACGAACGTAAGAATCAAGCCTTCCTGAATGAACAGGCAGGTATCCTTGCTGTTAATCTGGAAGAAGGCTGCGAATGTCCGGTATGCGGTTCCACTCATCATCCCCATAAGGCCTGTAAGTCTGAAGAGGCTCCCTCTCAGGCGGAATTGGAAACATTGAAAAATCAGGTTTCTGTAGCAGAGGTTTCTCGTAACGACAAGAATGCTGCAGCCGTTCAGCAGAAGGGTAATTGCGATAGCTTGAGGGGAACCCTTCAGGATGAATTGAACAAACTCTTCGGGGAATGTCCTATTGAGGAGGCCAAGTCCCGTGGGAACGATGAATTCCAGAAGAATCGCGATACTTTGAATGCTTTGGGTGAAGATCTGAAGGCCGAAATCAAAAAAGCGAACCGCAAGCAGGAATTGGAAAATAAGGAAACCGGAATTCCGGCTCAGGAAAAAAAACTGGAAGAATTGCGCGTTGCCAATGAAAATTTGAACCTTGACAATAATGCCGTTGCCAAGGATATTGAAGCCTTGAACAAGTCCATTTCAGAAAAGTTGAAGGATCTTGCCTTTGAAAGCAAGGATGCGGCCTCTAGTGAAATTCAGAAGTTGCGGACTAATCTGGTAACCTCCAATAAGGCTCTGGAAAACGCCGTAAATGCCTACAATGCGACTTCCGGTGATGTGGAGGCACTGAAGGGACAGATCAATGCCTTTGTGAAATCTCTGGAAGGCGTTCCCGAATATGACCTGCCTAAATTGGAAGAGGCTAGCAGACAGTTGAAGGATTTGTTGACTCAGAAAACGGAAGCCTGGAAAAATGCATCGGGCAGAGTTTCCCAGAACAAGTCTACCCTTGATAATATCAGGACCGCTGCGACCCGGCTCGCATCAGTCAGCAAGAAGCGTCAGTGGCTGAAGAATCTATCCGATACGGCAAACGGTGGCCTTAGCGGTCGCGAAAAGCTGATGCTTGAAACTTACGTTCAGACATCCTATTTCGACCGCATTATCCGTCGTGCCAATAGGCGCTTTGCCATTCTGTCAAATGGCCAGTATCAATTGATCCGTCGGACGGAAGCTTCCAATAACAGGGCTCAATCGGGCTTGGATCTGAATGTCATTGACCATGTCAGTGGGAAGCAGCGCGAAGTGAAAACCTTGAGCGGTGGCGAAAGCTTCCTGGCATCGCTTTCCTTGGCCCTGGGGCTTGCCGATGAAGTGCAGAGTTCTGCAGGCGGTATCCAGTTGGACACCATGTTTGTGGATGAAGGCTTTGGCTCCTTGGATGATGAAAGCCTGAAGTCTGCAATCCATGTTTTGCAGAACCTTGCCGGAGAGCATCGCCTGGTAGGAATTATCAGCCATGTAAATGAACTTGAAAATAAAATTGACAAGATCGTTCGCGTGACGAAAGACGAAAATCATGTTAGCCGGGTGAACATAGATGTATAG